In one Culex quinquefasciatus strain JHB chromosome 2, VPISU_Cqui_1.0_pri_paternal, whole genome shotgun sequence genomic region, the following are encoded:
- the LOC119766300 gene encoding uncharacterized protein LOC119766300 — MSTENLTEAPAASAAVAVKLPDFWKSDPAMWFAQAESQFVLAGTVICHVADLVRKPPATGKYNAIKERLIARFELTAQEKMEKLLGSCDLGDLRPTHLLARMQELASGLKVDDSLLRMLFLQRLPANIRGVLSINDGSLSKLAEMGDKMTELVPQTSAVKTLAVPDSQESLADQVAALTAELQRMKAQGPDRRRPRSVSRKRDDESTICWYHRKYGSQADRCRSPCKFHQSKN, encoded by the exons ATGTCCACCGAAAACCTCACCGAGGCTCCCGCTGCTTCCGCCGCCGTCGCCGTAAAACTTCCGGACTTCTGGAAGTCAGATCCGGCGATGTGGTTTGCACAAGCTGAATCCCAGTTTGTGTTGGCCGGA ACAGTAATCTGCCACGTAGCTGACCTGGTCAGGAAGCCTCCTGCGACCGGAAAGTACAACGCCATCAAGGAACGTCTCATCGCCCGTTTCGAACTAACGGCAcaggaaaaaatggaaaagctGCTCGGTTCTTGCGACTTGGGAGACCTCCGCCCCACGCACCTCTTGGCTAGGATGCAGGAGCTTGCTTCCGGACTCAAGGTCGACGACTCGCTGCTGAGAATGCTGTTTTTACAACGACTTCCGGCGAACATCCGTGGAGTACTCAGCATCAACGATGGCAGTCTCTCGAAGCTGGCGGAAATGGGCGATAAAATGACGGAGTTGGTTCCACAAACTTCTGCTGTCAAAACCCTTGCCGTACCGGATTCGCAGGAAAGCCTGGCGGATCAAGTCGCTGCCTTGACAGCTGAGCTGCAGCGCATGAAGGCACAAGGACCTGATCGCAGAAGACCGCGTTCCGTTTCCCGCAAACGCGACGATGAAAGCACCATCTGCTGGTATCATCGCAAGTACGGCAGCCAAGCTGACCGTTGTCGAAGCCCGTGCAAGTTCCACCAGTCAAAAAACTAA
- the LOC6034161 gene encoding probable RNA-binding protein EIF1AD — MSRVTKIKHVLKEQEADEFDVPKDNQSVVRIVASRGNNLHEVESAAEGDEERFLVSMPVKFRKNVWIKRGDFVLVEPIEEGNKVKAEICRILTAEHIKLFEKEGVWPKRFTRKRELEDDLDADGLVRNTNRKFVEEDGDSSDDDDDDSSEEED; from the coding sequence ATGTCCCGAGTGACCAAAATCAAGCACGTCCTGAAGGAGCAGGAAGCGGACGAGTTCGACGTGCCAAAGGATAACCAAAGCGTCGTCCGGATCGTGGCCAGCCGGGGCAATAACCTGCACGAGGTGGAATCGGCGGCGGAAGGCGACGAGGAGCGCTTTCTCGTGTCGATGCCGGTCAAGTTCCGGAAAAACGTCTGGATCAAGCGGGGTGACTTTGTGCTGGTGGAACCGATCGAGGAGGGCAACAAGGTCAAGGCGGAAATCTGCCGCATCCTGACGGCCGAGCACATCAAGCTGTTCGAGAAGGAGGGCGTTTGGCCCAAGCGATTCACCCGAAAGCGCGAACTCGAGGACGATCTGGACGCGGACGGGCTGGTGCGCAACACGAACCGGAAGTTTGTCGAGGAGGACGGCGACTCTTCagatgacgacgatgacgacagcAGTGAGGAGGAGGATTAA
- the LOC6034163 gene encoding centrosomal protein of 97 kDa yields the protein MEIEVDSQKLDLAKKCLKKIPKSDDAQQFKVLILDDNELQKIDNIDSYLKIEKLSLCKNQLLRMYGVCRLHCLRELNLSYNGILTIEGLKDLVHLTHLNLEGNNIKTIEHLNTNGNLEYLNLSENSIGIISDISFLKNLKELYMNGNRIAHLRQCDKYLPLSLETLTLAKNNISDLNEICTLSHLNNLNSITISDNPCVLMTGNSIGFDYRPFVLNWCMSVKAIDGFVVTAIESLKAEWLYSQGRGRQFRVGEQTALARYLSTVCPLSGEALENENERKLRLILSKAQQHQRQLQEQNSGGGGGGGGGDGSATPVNNSPSSLRRKGQTSRIQSPRVTRLSGRQNSPDTMSSSYHGNTSNNLMTSSHMENNTSGGGASQLFELTKSLIDNITSDGSNIMTQSLDPTMLNTSGNNAMNASMHESIILTKQTNSNLYNDQPPASTQIIMGGPLAAASKILPVPESLMSPDCGPTTIVQRNMQNCANQPQPQTPQIPKAIKTKDNSRSGGIPTGKSSPRPQKRSTSTNNSTSNSVSSERSSPSLSPRKTMVNNAVNNQHSRQPKQQQQQHSVQATPPDGGSSNAVSSDEDSEAINIDKLKTIRNKVAQQSQVCQAFSGGAGKPKEKDCVDSAAAASLNNKTTENSAILIQKIWRGYMSRKHGQNIADILQKKRTQDYIVKLTKDMEMTKTALENERKIQQLQMQAINALWKKVSAMQPSQAANGTTDTMKLDVINNENSSVLVVQDLTKTCSMLMNQVQQLQTSVKDIVNCMQFFANMPQGAPNPAAAAAATLSTASEANLKDSCETQTEIVAVHTPQVEQLPAFPFRSSSSSSKLARPSTLPISSSETSPKITSQDGQPIVEETEAETKEEAVVEIEADPGDTEENDDGEQKEQDEKELQEEEEEVVAVEEEPSESQN from the exons atgg AAATCGAAGTCGACTCGCAAAAGCTGGACCTGGCGAAGAAATGTCTCAAGAAGATTCCAAAGTCGGACGATGCTCAGCAGTTCAAAGTGTTGATTTTGGACGACAACGAGCTGCAGAAAATCGACAATATCGATTCGTATCTTAAGATTGAAAAG ttgtccCTCTGCAAGAACCAGCTGCTGCGGATGTACGGCGTGTGCAGGTTGCACTGTCTGCGCGAGCTGAACCTGTCCTACAACGGAATATTGACCATCGAAGGGTTGAAGGATTTGGTCCATTTGACCCATCTGAATCTGGAAGGAAATAACATCAAAACCATCGAGCATCTCAACACGAACGGGAATTTGGAGTATTTGAACCTTTCGGAGAACAGTATCGGAATCATTTCCGAcatttcgtttttgaaaaatttgaag GAACTCTACATGAACGGAAATCGCATCGCTCATCTGAGGCAGTGCGACAAGTACTTGCCACTGTCGCTGGAGACGCTCACGCTGGCCAAGAACAACATTTCCGACTTGAACGAAATCTGCACGCTGAGCCATTTGAACAATCTCAACAGCATCACGATTTCGGACAATCCGTGCGTGCTGATGACGGGCAATTCGAT TGGCTTCGACTACCGTCCGTTCGTGCTGAACTGGTGCATGAGCGTGAAGGCCATCGACGGGTTCGTCGTGACGGCGATCGAAAGCTTGAAGGCCGAGTGGCTTTATAGTCAGGGTCGCGGGCGCCAGTTCCGGGTCGGAGAGCAGACCGCGTTGGCGCGGTATCTGAGCACGGTGTGTCCGCTGTCGGGCGAAGCGTTGGAAAACGAGAACGAGCGCAAGTTGAGGCTGATCTTGAGCAAAGCCCAACAGCACCAGCGCCAGTTGCAGGAGCAGAACTCGGGTggaggcggcggcggtggcggtgGCGACGGATCGGCCACCCCGGTGAACAACTCGCCGTCGTCGCTGCGGCGGAAAGGGCAAACGAGTCGGATACAGTCGCCGAGGG TGACTCGCCTCAGCGGTCGTCAGAACTCGCCGGACACGATGTCGAGTAGCTACCACGGGAACACTTCCAACAATCTGATGACTTCCAGCCACATGGAGAACAACACCTCGGGAGGGGGCGCGAGCCAGCTGTTTGAGCTGACCAAGTCGCTGATTGATAACATTACTTCGGACGGCAGCAACATCATGACGCAGAGCTTGGATCCGACCATGCTGAACACCAGCGGAAACAACGCGATGAACGCGTCGATGCACGAGAGCATCATCCTGACGAAGCAGACCAACTCGAATCTGTACAACG ATCAACCGCCGGCGTCGACGCAGATCATCATGGGCGGACCGTTGGCGGCCGCCTCTAAGATTTTGCCGGTGCCGGAGTCTCTGATGAGCCCGGACTGCGGCCCGACGACGATCGTGCAGCGGAACATGCAGAACTGCGCAAACCAGCCGCAGCCTCAGACGCCGCAGATTCCAAAGGCGATCAAAACCAAAG ATAATTCCCGTTCCGGAGGCATTCCCACCGGCAAGTCCAGCCCGCGGCCACAAAAGCGCAGCACTTCAACGAACAACAGCACCAGCAACAGCGTGAGCAGCGAACGTTCCTCGCCGTCGCTGTCCCCCCGGAAGACCATGGTCAACAACGCCGTAAATAACCAGCACTCGCGCCAaccgaagcagcagcagcaacagcactcGGTCCAGGCAACCCCGCCGGACGGTGGCTCGAGCAACGCGGTCAGCTCCGACGAGGACAGCGAAGCGATCAACATCGACAAGCTGAAGACGATCCGGAACAAGGTGGCCCAGCAGAGCCAGGTCTGCCAGGCGTTTTCCGGCGGCGCCGGCAAGCCCAAGGAGAAGGACTGCGTCGACTCGGCTGCGGCCGCCAGCTTGAACAACAAAACCACCGAAAATTCGGCCATTCTGATCCAGAAGATCTGGCGCGGCTACATGAGCCGGAAGCACGGCCAGAACATTGCGGACATTCTGCAGAAGAAGCGCACCCAGGATTACATTGTGAAGCTGACTAAGGACATGGAAATGACCAAGACGGCGCTGGAGAACGAGCGGAAGATCCAGCAGCTGCAGATGCAAGCCATCAACGCGCTGTGGAAGAAGGTCTCGGCCATGCAGCCGTCGCAGGCCGCCAACGGCACGACCGACACGATGAAGTTGGACGTGATCAACAACGAAAACAGCTCGGTGCTTGTGGTTCAGGACCTGACCAAGACGTGCTCGATGCTGATGAACCAG GTCCAGCAGCTGCAAACCTCGGTCAAGGACATCGTCAACTGCATGCAGTTCTTCGCCAACATGCCGCAAGGTGCACCCAACCCggcagccgccgccgccgcaacCCTCTCCACCGCCTCCGAGGCCAACCTCAAGGACAGCTGCGAAACGCAAACGGAAATCGTGGCCGTGCACACGCCCCAGGTCGAGCAGCTGCCGGCGTTCCCCTTCCGAAGCTCGTCCTCCTCGTCCAAACTGGCCCGTCCCTCAACGCTGCCGATAAGTTCGTCGGAGACGTCGCCCAAAATTACCTCCCAGGACGGGCAGCCCATCGTCGAGGAGACGGAAGCGGAAACGAAGGAGGAGGCGGTTGTGGAGATTGAAGCCGATCCGGGCGATACCGAGGAGAACGATGATGGTGAGCAGAAGGAGCAGGACGAGAAGGAgttgcaggaggaggaggaggaagtgGTGGCGGTGGAGGAGGAGCCGTCGGAGTCGCAGAACTAA